One window of Paenibacillus albicereus genomic DNA carries:
- a CDS encoding diacylglycerol kinase, giving the protein MTSGYKRARLIYNPTSGREEMKRRLGEILTLLERGGIETSTHATCGEGDASVAAADAADRGFDMIIAAGGDGTLYEVINGLGEKPNRPPLGILPVGTTNDFARALGIPRNLEYACELITRQYARPIDVGRAGKKYFINIAGGGSLTELTYEVPSKLKTMIGQLAYYMKGLEKMTRLRPMELRIEGNGIEDIHEEIMLFLICNSNSVGGFEKLAPAATLDDGLFEVLVLKKCNLAEFIRIVTLALRGEHFNDSHILHFKTDRLTVTTPDYAQLNLDGEYGGTLPCTFTMLPSHLNIFVDEEGKTHY; this is encoded by the coding sequence ATGACGAGCGGATACAAGAGAGCGCGGCTGATCTACAACCCGACGTCCGGACGCGAGGAGATGAAGAGGCGGCTCGGCGAGATCCTGACGCTGCTCGAGCGGGGCGGCATCGAGACGAGCACGCATGCGACCTGCGGCGAGGGAGACGCGTCGGTGGCCGCCGCCGACGCGGCGGACCGCGGCTTCGACATGATTATCGCGGCCGGGGGCGACGGGACGCTGTACGAGGTCATCAACGGCCTCGGCGAGAAGCCGAACCGCCCGCCGCTCGGCATCCTGCCCGTCGGCACGACCAACGACTTCGCGCGGGCGCTCGGCATCCCGCGCAACCTGGAGTATGCGTGCGAGCTCATCACCCGCCAGTACGCCCGCCCGATCGACGTCGGCCGCGCCGGCAAGAAGTACTTCATTAATATTGCCGGCGGCGGCTCGCTCACCGAGCTCACCTACGAGGTGCCGAGCAAGCTCAAGACGATGATCGGCCAGCTCGCCTATTATATGAAGGGTCTGGAGAAGATGACCCGCCTGCGGCCGATGGAGCTGCGCATCGAGGGCAATGGCATCGAGGATATCCACGAGGAGATCATGCTGTTCCTCATCTGCAACAGCAATTCCGTCGGCGGCTTCGAGAAGCTGGCCCCGGCGGCGACGCTCGACGACGGCCTGTTCGAGGTGCTCGTGCTCAAGAAGTGCAACTTGGCCGAGTTCATCCGCATCGTCACGCTCGCGCTTCGCGGCGAGCATTTCAACGACTCGCATATCCTGCACTTCAAGACCGACCGCCTCACCGTCACGACGCCCGACTACGCCCAGCTCAACCTCGACGGCGAGTACGGCGGCACGCTCCCGTGCACGTTCACGATGCTGCCCTCGCATCTGAACATCTTCGTCGACGAGGAAGGGAAGACGCATTATTGA
- a CDS encoding sirohydrochlorin chelatase — MEREPLVPGILIISHGSRDPGWVALVDEAVAAAAQTITQATGPVPVLSSFLEIVEGRLIQDGIDELLALGVTDLYVLPLFVSSGSTHVDDIMQAFGQPPAGLREGEFEPFRTGEARIHPGVPIDDEPEIAELLLRQALDLSRDPAREALLVVGHGSIEPVFHERWRDSLRRLGERLREGGGFARAETAMLLPDEAAARLREMRLRQPGETVIVVPAFLSQGYFTSTVIPARLGELEYEYDGRAMLPDAAVPRWLARQALQWMRQAGG; from the coding sequence ATGGAGAGAGAGCCGCTCGTTCCCGGCATCCTAATCATCAGCCACGGCTCGCGCGACCCCGGATGGGTGGCGCTCGTCGACGAGGCCGTAGCGGCCGCAGCGCAAACGATTACGCAAGCGACCGGCCCTGTGCCGGTCCTTTCGTCGTTTCTGGAGATCGTGGAGGGAAGGCTGATCCAGGACGGCATCGACGAGCTGCTCGCGCTCGGCGTGACGGACCTGTACGTGCTGCCGCTGTTCGTCTCGTCGGGCAGCACGCATGTCGACGACATCATGCAAGCGTTCGGACAGCCCCCGGCCGGCCTGCGGGAGGGCGAGTTCGAGCCGTTCCGCACGGGGGAGGCACGCATCCATCCCGGCGTCCCGATCGACGACGAGCCGGAGATCGCGGAGCTGCTGCTGCGGCAGGCGCTGGACCTGTCCCGCGATCCCGCCCGGGAGGCGCTGCTCGTCGTCGGCCACGGCTCGATCGAGCCGGTGTTCCATGAGCGCTGGCGGGACAGCCTGCGGCGGCTCGGCGAGCGGCTGCGGGAGGGCGGCGGCTTCGCCCGCGCCGAGACCGCCATGCTGCTGCCGGACGAGGCGGCCGCCCGGCTGCGCGAGATGCGGCTTCGGCAGCCCGGGGAGACGGTAATCGTCGTGCCGGCGTTCCTTAGTCAAGGATATTTCACATCGACCGTGATTCCCGCGAGGCTCGGAGAGTTAGAATATGAATATGACGGCCGGGCGATGCTGCCGGACGCGGCGGTGCCGCGCTGGCTGGCGCGCCAGGCGCTGCAGTGGATGCGACAAGCAGGAGGATGA
- a CDS encoding YerC/YecD family TrpR-related protein encodes MQLKKLNDKAIDQLFEAVLTLKSVEECYIFFDDLCTVNEVQSLSQRLEVARMLGKGSTYNQIEAETGASTATISRVKRCLNYGNDGYKMTLDRLNR; translated from the coding sequence ATGCAGCTCAAGAAGCTGAACGATAAAGCAATCGACCAATTATTCGAAGCGGTCCTCACGCTCAAGAGCGTCGAGGAATGTTATATTTTCTTTGATGATCTGTGCACGGTGAACGAGGTGCAATCCCTCTCCCAGCGTCTCGAGGTGGCGCGCATGCTCGGCAAGGGCAGCACGTACAACCAGATCGAGGCCGAGACGGGAGCGAGCACGGCGACGATCTCCCGCGTCAAGCGCTGCCTCAACTACGGCAACGACGGCTACAAGATGACGCTGGACCGACTGAACCGCTGA
- a CDS encoding inorganic phosphate transporter: MDTVFIIMAVVVFLALAFDFINGFHDTANAIATSVSTRALKPRVAILLAAVMNFIGALSFTGVAKMIGGGIADPTTLQHGEEIVIAALLGAIIWNLITWWFGIPSSSSHALIGGLSGAVIASAGLGAINGSGFSDIIKALIFSPIIAFVVGYLLMSLLKLIFAKSSPHQINKGFRTGQIMTAAFQAFTHGTNDAQKAMGIITFALVSAGLQDNMDVPLWVKLSAATAMALGTSVGGWKIIKTMGTKIFKIEPINGFAADLGAASVILTATMLHFPVSTTHTITSSLLGVGSAKRFSGVKWGMAGRIIISWVITIPISMGLAALIYMIIDWLFL; the protein is encoded by the coding sequence ATGGATACAGTATTTATAATAATGGCGGTCGTCGTGTTCCTGGCGCTGGCGTTCGACTTCATCAACGGCTTCCACGATACGGCGAACGCCATCGCGACCTCGGTGTCGACGCGTGCGCTCAAGCCGCGCGTCGCCATCCTGCTGGCGGCCGTGATGAACTTCATCGGCGCGCTCAGCTTCACCGGTGTCGCCAAGATGATCGGGGGCGGCATCGCCGATCCGACCACGCTGCAGCATGGCGAGGAGATCGTCATCGCGGCGCTGCTCGGGGCGATCATCTGGAACCTCATCACCTGGTGGTTCGGCATCCCGTCCTCCTCGTCGCATGCGCTGATCGGCGGCCTCTCCGGTGCGGTCATCGCTTCGGCCGGACTCGGCGCCATCAACGGCAGCGGCTTCTCGGACATCATCAAGGCGCTCATCTTCTCGCCGATCATCGCCTTTGTCGTCGGCTATCTGCTGATGTCGCTGCTCAAGCTCATCTTCGCCAAGTCGAGCCCGCATCAGATCAACAAAGGCTTCCGCACCGGCCAGATCATGACCGCGGCGTTCCAGGCGTTCACGCACGGCACGAACGACGCGCAAAAGGCGATGGGCATCATCACCTTCGCGCTCGTGTCGGCCGGCCTCCAGGACAACATGGACGTGCCGCTTTGGGTCAAGCTGTCCGCGGCGACGGCGATGGCGCTCGGCACCTCGGTCGGCGGCTGGAAGATCATCAAGACGATGGGCACGAAAATTTTCAAGATCGAGCCGATCAACGGCTTCGCGGCCGATCTCGGCGCCGCCTCCGTCATCCTGACGGCGACGATGCTGCACTTCCCGGTCAGCACGACGCATACGATTACGTCCTCCCTGCTCGGCGTCGGCAGCGCGAAGCGCTTCTCCGGAGTCAAGTGGGGCATGGCCGGCCGGATCATCATTTCCTGGGTCATCACGATTCCGATCTCCATGGGTCTTGCCGCGCTGATCTACATGATCATCGACTGGCTGTTCCTGTAG
- a CDS encoding DUF47 domain-containing protein, translating into MAKKNIFFKTLEEMADSIVESVEYFARGVDDLSNVGEFAKAMKEYESQCDRYTHTIIIELNKTFITPIEREDIMALTTALDDVVDEIEACASRFEMYQVTDKDEYIRLFADNLVRNAHQVKKAIYLLTQKKLLAIREPNIAINELENQADDLLRVGIKALFANQKDPIELIKRKELYEMLEKTTDYFEDVANTLETIIMRNS; encoded by the coding sequence ATGGCTAAGAAGAATATCTTCTTCAAAACGCTGGAAGAAATGGCGGATTCGATTGTCGAAAGCGTAGAGTATTTCGCTCGCGGGGTGGACGACCTGTCGAATGTCGGCGAGTTCGCCAAGGCGATGAAAGAATATGAAAGCCAATGCGACCGCTATACCCATACGATCATCATCGAGCTCAACAAGACGTTCATCACGCCGATCGAGCGCGAGGACATCATGGCGCTGACGACCGCGCTCGACGACGTCGTCGACGAGATCGAGGCCTGCGCATCCCGCTTCGAGATGTACCAGGTGACGGACAAGGACGAGTACATCCGCCTGTTCGCGGACAACCTCGTGCGCAACGCCCACCAGGTCAAGAAGGCGATCTATCTGCTCACGCAGAAGAAGCTGCTGGCGATCCGCGAGCCGAACATCGCGATCAACGAGCTGGAGAACCAGGCGGACGACCTGCTGCGCGTCGGCATCAAGGCGCTGTTCGCGAACCAGAAGGATCCGATCGAGCTGATCAAGCGCAAAGAGCTGTACGAGATGCTTGAGAAGACGACGGACTACTTCGAGGACGTCGCCAACACGCTCGAGACGATCATCATGCGCAACAGCTAA